From a single Sinomonas atrocyanea genomic region:
- a CDS encoding IS481 family transposase, which translates to MSHRNARLTVHGRKLIVDRHRAGWKTAHIAAAMGVSRKCVKTWIDRHRAEGEAGLETRSSRPHSMPTRTAPEVEQQVLAARAEHRQGPDVLGAKLGVPARTVSRILRRHGVPRLRECDPMTGEVIRSSKQTAVRYERQRPGELVHMDVKKIGRIPDGGGWRALGREATVDHKHKKTLIGYDYVHSLVDDHSRLAYSEILPDEKGPTCAGFLERAAAYFAAKGIARIERLMTDNAFAYRYSNDLKGVCAALEIRQKFIRPHCPWQNGKVERLNRTLATEWAYRQAFTSNEQRTAALAPWIEHYNTERCHSALGGKPPTSRLQPTC; encoded by the coding sequence ATGTCCCACCGTAATGCCCGCCTGACCGTCCATGGCCGAAAGCTGATCGTCGACCGGCACCGGGCCGGATGGAAGACGGCCCACATTGCCGCCGCGATGGGCGTCTCCCGCAAGTGCGTGAAGACCTGGATCGACCGGCACCGGGCCGAGGGCGAGGCCGGCCTGGAAACCCGCTCCTCACGTCCGCACTCGATGCCCACCCGGACCGCGCCCGAGGTCGAGCAGCAGGTCCTCGCCGCCCGGGCCGAGCACCGGCAGGGTCCCGACGTGCTCGGGGCGAAACTCGGCGTCCCGGCCAGGACTGTGTCGCGGATCCTGCGCCGGCACGGCGTGCCGCGCCTGCGCGAGTGCGATCCGATGACCGGGGAGGTGATCCGTTCCTCGAAGCAGACCGCGGTCCGCTACGAGCGTCAGCGGCCCGGCGAGCTGGTGCATATGGATGTGAAGAAGATCGGGCGCATCCCCGACGGCGGCGGCTGGCGCGCACTCGGCAGGGAAGCGACCGTGGACCACAAGCACAAGAAGACACTGATCGGCTACGACTACGTCCACTCGCTGGTCGATGACCACTCCCGGCTGGCCTACTCCGAGATCCTCCCGGACGAGAAGGGCCCCACCTGCGCCGGCTTCCTCGAACGCGCCGCGGCCTACTTCGCGGCCAAGGGCATCGCCCGGATCGAGCGGCTCATGACCGACAACGCCTTCGCCTACCGCTACTCCAACGACCTCAAGGGCGTCTGCGCCGCACTGGAGATCAGACAGAAGTTTATCCGCCCCCACTGCCCCTGGCAGAACGGCAAAGTCGAAAGACTCAACCGCACCCTGGCCACGGAGTGGGCCTACCGCCAGGCGTTCACCAGCAACGAGCAGCGGACAGCAGCCCTTGCGCCCTGGATCGAGCACTACAACACTGAACGCTGTCACAGCGCACTCGGAGGCAAACCCCCGACCAGCCGACTGCAACCAACCTGCTGA
- a CDS encoding S53 family peptidase, with translation MRKIVASLLTGLLIAGAAASPAWGAPGAPPAPDHSRPVCPAPRNGSYEAACTARQALDRTGTPITSASGPPSTALVPSQLKDAYGLDGTASGGRTVAIVDAYGYPNLERDLAVYRKQFGLPECSTANGCLTIRNQSGGTKLPRFDLGWAQEQALDVDAVSAACPDCRIAVFQASAQSLTALGTAVQTAAQMPGVVAISNSYAFYDAPDSTYGKYYSHPGLAVTASAGDWGYNGAYYPASSSYVVGVGGTSLVQAANPRGWSETAWKGTGSGCSSLNAALPPASAVNTGCAGRAMNDVSAVSDPTNGGLAVYYPTSAAKSTWSQLGGTSEASPIIASVFALSGNTGSPSTPANWIPYSNTSSLFDVTTGSNGACSPSQWCTAGTGWDGPTGLGTPNGVGGF, from the coding sequence ATGAGGAAGATCGTCGCGTCGCTGCTCACAGGCCTGCTCATCGCCGGCGCGGCCGCGTCACCGGCCTGGGGCGCACCCGGGGCGCCTCCTGCGCCGGACCATTCGCGCCCAGTCTGTCCGGCCCCCCGGAACGGATCCTACGAGGCTGCCTGCACGGCCCGCCAGGCGCTGGACCGGACCGGGACGCCCATCACGAGTGCCTCCGGGCCGCCGTCAACGGCGTTGGTCCCCTCACAGCTGAAGGACGCCTACGGCCTCGACGGCACCGCGAGCGGCGGCCGGACCGTGGCCATTGTGGACGCGTACGGCTATCCGAACCTGGAGCGGGACCTCGCGGTGTACCGGAAGCAGTTCGGGCTCCCCGAATGCTCGACGGCGAACGGCTGCCTGACGATCCGGAACCAATCCGGCGGGACAAAGCTGCCCCGCTTCGACCTCGGGTGGGCGCAGGAGCAGGCCCTCGACGTGGACGCTGTCTCCGCGGCCTGCCCGGACTGCAGGATCGCGGTGTTCCAGGCCAGCGCACAGAGCCTCACCGCCCTCGGCACCGCCGTCCAGACCGCTGCGCAGATGCCCGGAGTCGTTGCCATCTCCAATTCCTACGCGTTCTACGACGCGCCCGACTCGACCTACGGGAAGTACTACAGCCATCCCGGCCTTGCCGTCACGGCGAGCGCCGGCGACTGGGGCTACAACGGCGCCTACTACCCGGCGTCCTCGAGCTACGTCGTCGGGGTCGGCGGGACCTCGCTCGTGCAGGCCGCCAACCCCAGGGGCTGGAGCGAGACGGCCTGGAAGGGCACGGGTTCCGGCTGCTCGAGCCTCAACGCGGCCCTGCCGCCGGCGTCTGCCGTCAACACCGGCTGCGCGGGGCGCGCCATGAACGACGTCTCTGCCGTGTCTGATCCGACCAATGGCGGCCTCGCCGTCTACTACCCGACCTCGGCTGCCAAGTCGACGTGGAGTCAGCTGGGCGGCACGAGCGAGGCCTCGCCGATCATCGCCTCCGTCTTCGCGCTCAGCGGCAACACCGGCTCTCCCTCCACGCCCGCCAACTGGATCCCGTACTCCAACACCTCAAGCCTCTTCGACGTGACGACGGGGTCGAACGGCGCGTGTTCGCCGTCCCAGTGGTGCACTGCGGGAACGGGCTGGGACGGCCCCACCGGCCTCGGGACGCCCAACGGCGTCGGCGGCTTCTGA
- a CDS encoding TAXI family TRAP transporter solute-binding subunit has protein sequence MAERRSPAYPSPTRRTVLRAAMAAGLTGLVLPSAAACAPGPAADSMTVAGGESGGFYLEFATLLAASLQRHGVARSASALETGGSLDNMDRLASGEATLAIALSDAAADRLRTQRMLALGKVYENYLHCLVRADSGIVGPADLAGRTVAVGDPRSGTSLTARRLLEAARLAAAPSTIQLGLNQGLAALHAGTVEALFWSGGVPTAAITAFAAGTRLRLLDLSALIPALRSGFGAFYDRVLIREDSYAGVPATWTVGVANLLLCREDLAADVARSAVDLLLEHSGELVPAASRGVQYLSPETLISTAGVPLHPGAEDAYRAFHG, from the coding sequence ATGGCTGAGCGCCGCTCCCCCGCGTACCCGTCCCCGACCCGGCGCACTGTCCTGCGGGCGGCCATGGCCGCCGGGCTCACAGGGCTCGTGCTCCCCAGCGCAGCCGCGTGCGCGCCGGGCCCGGCGGCCGACTCCATGACGGTGGCCGGCGGGGAATCGGGCGGCTTCTATCTGGAGTTCGCGACCCTCCTGGCTGCCTCGCTCCAGCGTCACGGCGTGGCCCGCTCGGCCTCGGCCCTCGAGACCGGCGGCAGCCTCGACAACATGGACCGCCTGGCCAGCGGCGAGGCGACGCTCGCGATCGCCCTCTCGGACGCCGCGGCCGACCGCCTCCGCACCCAGCGGATGCTCGCACTCGGCAAGGTGTACGAGAACTACCTCCACTGCCTGGTGCGCGCGGACAGCGGCATCGTGGGCCCGGCGGACCTGGCAGGCCGGACCGTGGCGGTGGGCGATCCCCGCTCCGGCACGTCGCTCACAGCCCGCAGGCTGCTCGAGGCCGCACGTCTGGCGGCCGCGCCCTCCACCATCCAGCTCGGGCTCAACCAGGGCCTCGCTGCGCTGCACGCTGGGACGGTCGAGGCGCTCTTCTGGTCCGGCGGCGTGCCCACCGCGGCCATCACGGCCTTCGCCGCGGGCACGAGGCTGCGGCTGCTCGACCTGTCCGCGCTCATCCCGGCGCTGCGGTCCGGGTTCGGGGCGTTCTACGACCGGGTGCTCATCCGGGAGGACAGCTACGCGGGGGTGCCGGCCACCTGGACCGTGGGGGTCGCGAACCTGCTCCTGTGCCGCGAGGACCTCGCCGCGGACGTCGCCCGCTCCGCGGTCGACCTCCTGCTCGAGCACTCGGGCGAGCTCGTCCCGGCGGCGAGCCGCGGAGTCCAGTACCTGAGCCCCGAGACCCTCATCAGCACCGCGGGGGTGCCCCTGCACCCGGGAGCCGAGGACGCCTACCGGGCCTTCCACGGCTGA
- a CDS encoding sensor histidine kinase has product MRLRVLGILSLFSVLIVVAVSASILASVGRELTQELQINRVAALNRFAQVADDATSSGDTAQLQREMDRYSALYGEGIVVRTPQATLSSGGLSLDRADVRDAAARAQLNLSDTTLQPVQPFGPRSEVIARSYGTASQVLGEAVLDVDLTAAEQKLRERWLLVVLGSVAVWALLIAGAERLTGWVLRPVHRLTAAVIAFEESERATRLREEGPPELQRLSRAFSAMAEHVGASMQAQRQLIADASHQLRNPIGALRLRTDLLALELDTPAQREAAAGVTRELEHVEDVLDGMLRLASAEHRVREGAVAGGPGTPPGERAEVLDPWTVLQDAVERAAPAAHRSGARLELAGPPAEPLRIACNRSDLADIVGELLENAVKYAGAPGSTITVGAALRDGVVTMEVTDDGPGLTAEERAASTTRFWRSPEHSGSRGTGLGLAIVEQLAEANRGRLVLGPGTPRGLVARVEFPAVAAAAHDAGLPPGGADGTGGAAGSSDGVGGHG; this is encoded by the coding sequence GTGAGGCTGCGGGTCCTGGGCATCCTGAGCCTGTTCTCGGTGCTCATCGTCGTGGCGGTCTCCGCCTCGATCCTCGCCTCGGTGGGCCGCGAGCTCACCCAGGAGCTCCAGATCAATCGGGTCGCCGCGCTCAACCGCTTCGCGCAGGTAGCCGACGACGCCACCTCCAGCGGGGACACTGCCCAGCTCCAGCGCGAGATGGACCGCTACTCGGCGCTGTATGGCGAGGGGATCGTGGTGCGTACCCCGCAGGCCACGCTGAGCTCGGGCGGCCTCAGCCTGGACCGCGCCGATGTGCGGGACGCGGCCGCCCGGGCGCAGCTGAACCTCAGCGACACCACGCTCCAGCCTGTCCAGCCCTTCGGCCCCCGGTCCGAGGTGATCGCCCGCTCCTACGGCACCGCGAGCCAGGTGCTCGGCGAGGCCGTGCTCGACGTGGACCTGACCGCCGCCGAGCAGAAGCTGCGGGAGCGCTGGCTCCTCGTCGTGCTGGGGTCGGTCGCCGTGTGGGCGCTGCTGATCGCGGGCGCCGAGCGGCTCACGGGCTGGGTCCTGCGCCCGGTCCACCGGCTCACCGCTGCGGTGATCGCCTTCGAGGAGTCCGAGCGGGCCACGCGTCTGCGCGAGGAGGGGCCGCCGGAGCTGCAGCGCCTGAGCCGGGCATTCTCGGCCATGGCCGAGCACGTGGGCGCCTCCATGCAGGCGCAGCGCCAGCTCATCGCCGATGCCTCCCACCAGCTCCGCAACCCCATCGGGGCGCTGCGGCTGAGGACGGACCTCCTGGCCCTCGAACTGGACACCCCGGCCCAGCGCGAGGCCGCGGCCGGGGTGACGCGGGAGCTCGAGCACGTCGAGGACGTCCTGGACGGCATGCTGCGGCTGGCCAGCGCGGAGCACCGGGTCCGCGAGGGCGCGGTCGCGGGCGGCCCTGGAACACCGCCAGGCGAGCGGGCCGAAGTCCTGGACCCCTGGACGGTGCTGCAGGACGCCGTGGAGCGCGCCGCCCCCGCGGCCCACCGCAGCGGTGCCCGCCTCGAGCTCGCCGGGCCGCCGGCGGAGCCCCTGAGGATCGCCTGCAACCGGTCCGACCTCGCCGACATCGTCGGCGAACTCCTCGAGAACGCGGTCAAGTACGCGGGCGCCCCCGGCTCCACGATCACCGTCGGCGCAGCCCTGCGGGACGGCGTGGTGACGATGGAGGTCACCGATGACGGCCCCGGCCTCACCGCCGAGGAGCGCGCCGCGTCGACGACCCGCTTCTGGCGCTCGCCCGAGCACAGCGGCTCCCGCGGCACCGGGCTGGGCCTCGCGATCGTCGAGCAGCTGGCCGAGGCCAACCGCGGCCGGCTGGTGCTCGGCCCGGGGACTCCGCGGGGCCTCGTGGCCCGGGTGGAGTTCCCCGCGGTGGCGGCCGCCGCGCACGACGCCGGCCTCCCGCCCGGCGGCGCGGACGGCACCGGCGGCGCCGCGGGCTCCAGCGACGGGGTGGGCGGCCATGGCTGA
- a CDS encoding response regulator transcription factor, which translates to MRVLIVEDDDAMASALLASVRSAGHDAARVGRGEDALLVHREHDAILLDLGLPDMDGLDVLRKLRQVTDVPLLILTARDDERSVVLGLRSGADDYLVKPVKLVELLARIEAVARRAARAGDAGPHRIDLGELRIDLDRRVAAVGSRALNLTATEYELLALLARHAGSVVTREQILDALWGDAFVTSSRSLDVHLTGLRSKLMLPGFIINVRGVGYRVEDPAGGDAGRARAGGRR; encoded by the coding sequence ATGCGAGTGCTCATCGTCGAGGACGACGACGCGATGGCCTCCGCGCTGCTGGCCTCCGTCCGCTCGGCGGGCCACGACGCCGCCCGGGTCGGCCGCGGCGAGGACGCGCTCCTCGTGCACCGGGAGCACGATGCGATCCTGCTGGACCTCGGCCTGCCCGACATGGACGGCCTCGACGTGCTGCGCAAGCTGCGCCAGGTCACGGACGTGCCCCTGCTGATCCTCACCGCCCGGGACGACGAGCGCAGCGTGGTCCTCGGGCTCCGTTCCGGGGCGGACGACTACCTGGTCAAGCCGGTCAAGCTGGTCGAACTCCTCGCCCGCATCGAGGCGGTGGCCCGGCGCGCGGCGCGGGCAGGGGACGCCGGACCGCACCGGATCGACCTCGGCGAGCTGCGCATCGACCTCGACCGGCGGGTCGCCGCGGTCGGCTCCCGTGCCCTGAACCTGACGGCCACCGAATACGAACTGCTCGCGCTCCTGGCCCGGCATGCGGGCTCGGTCGTCACGCGGGAGCAGATCCTCGACGCCCTCTGGGGGGACGCGTTCGTCACCTCCTCCCGCTCGCTGGACGTGCACCTCACGGGGCTGAGGTCCAAGCTCATGCTTCCCGGCTTCATCATCAACGTCCGCGGCGTCGGGTACCGGGTGGAGGACCCGGCGGGCGGCGACGCGGGCCGCGCCAGGGCCGGCGGCCGCCGGTGA
- a CDS encoding MFS transporter: MSIAHQGSAGSAARTRRAIANTLKGSAGNLIEWYDLYVYAAFSAYFATYFFNSKDPAQAQIDAYLTFALTFLMRPVGSWFFGRYADRNGRRAALTLSVSLMGVGSLLVAVLPGLAQIGVWSTVLMYLSRLLQGFSVGGEYGTAATYMSEVATSKRRGFFSSFQYVTLVGGQVLALLTLVVLQSTLGEADLKAWGWRVPFAIGAVAALIVLWLRRTMDETISKEQVAAAKGSASAAAARGEGGEFEAVEPGTLKLLFTKHWKPFVVVVFLTMGGTCAFYLYTTYILSFMNNVSHIPKTQTSVINFWALFVYMILHPLFGLLSDRIGRKLQLIVFGVLGAIFTWPIMSTLAGVKDPVIAFWLMLAGLLIVINYTSISAIVKAELFPASVRALGVGLGYAVANSLFGGTVPFIGEWLSSAGHKEWLFTYVTITIVISLVVYIFFLPSKQKETHLDRDLTPVDPVDAGVGSAPAAASASASADDAGHSPSRLG; the protein is encoded by the coding sequence ATGAGCATTGCACACCAGGGGTCTGCGGGCAGCGCTGCCCGGACCCGGCGAGCCATCGCCAACACCCTGAAGGGGTCAGCAGGAAACCTCATCGAGTGGTACGACCTCTACGTCTACGCGGCGTTCTCGGCGTACTTCGCGACCTACTTCTTCAACAGCAAGGACCCGGCCCAGGCGCAGATCGACGCCTACCTGACCTTCGCCCTGACGTTCCTCATGCGCCCGGTGGGCTCGTGGTTCTTCGGCCGCTACGCCGACAGGAACGGCCGCCGCGCGGCGCTCACGCTGAGCGTGTCCCTCATGGGCGTCGGCTCGCTGCTCGTCGCGGTGCTGCCGGGCCTCGCCCAGATCGGCGTGTGGTCCACGGTCCTCATGTACCTCTCCCGCCTGCTCCAGGGCTTCTCCGTGGGCGGCGAGTACGGCACGGCCGCCACATACATGTCCGAGGTGGCCACGTCCAAGCGCCGCGGCTTCTTCTCCAGCTTCCAGTACGTGACCCTCGTGGGCGGCCAGGTGCTGGCCCTGCTCACCCTCGTGGTGCTCCAGTCCACGCTCGGCGAGGCGGACCTCAAGGCCTGGGGCTGGCGCGTGCCGTTCGCGATCGGCGCGGTCGCGGCCCTGATCGTCCTGTGGCTGCGCCGCACCATGGACGAGACGATCTCCAAGGAGCAGGTCGCCGCGGCCAAGGGCTCCGCCTCGGCGGCAGCCGCGCGCGGTGAGGGCGGCGAGTTCGAGGCCGTCGAGCCCGGAACCCTCAAGCTGCTCTTCACGAAGCACTGGAAGCCGTTCGTCGTGGTCGTATTCCTCACCATGGGCGGCACGTGCGCGTTCTACCTGTACACCACGTACATCCTCAGCTTCATGAACAACGTCTCGCACATCCCCAAGACGCAGACCTCGGTCATCAACTTCTGGGCCCTGTTCGTGTACATGATCCTGCACCCGCTCTTCGGCCTGCTCTCGGACAGGATCGGCCGCAAGCTCCAGCTGATCGTCTTCGGCGTCCTCGGCGCGATCTTCACCTGGCCGATCATGTCCACGCTCGCCGGCGTCAAGGACCCGGTCATCGCGTTCTGGCTCATGCTCGCCGGGCTCCTGATCGTCATCAACTACACCTCGATCAGCGCGATCGTGAAGGCCGAGCTGTTCCCCGCCTCGGTGCGCGCCCTCGGCGTCGGCCTGGGCTACGCGGTCGCGAACTCGCTCTTCGGCGGGACCGTGCCGTTCATCGGCGAGTGGCTCTCGAGCGCCGGGCACAAGGAATGGCTGTTCACCTACGTGACGATCACGATCGTGATCTCCCTCGTGGTCTACATCTTCTTCCTGCCCTCGAAGCAGAAGGAGACGCACCTGGACCGCGACCTCACCCCCGTGGACCCCGTGGACGCGGGCGTGGGCAGCGCGCCGGCGGCGGCGTCCGCCTCGGCCTCCGCGGACGACGCCGGGCACTCGCCCTCGCGGCTCGGCTAG
- a CDS encoding MFS transporter gives MSPHSQPPAESSPHQTGRPRVAAAWLLLVSIGLIALTMRGPFVAVAPVARALEGDLGLSAGELGLLTGIPVLCFALASPLASLCARRFGAEMAVTLTLLGVLAGVLVRSLDGTAVVMLGTVVLGVAITVGNIAVPLIIRRDFTQARQGMALGVYTAALNVGSFVTSVATAPLAAATGWRTALAASALFALVAIAFWVAAVGLRRAMRPEEAVAAPTDHAAPRGRRTGAVTVALAFGFGGQAFSYYGVTAWLPSLLSDEVGLSAAGAGAGASLFQIMAILGALGTPLLARYAGSRAAVGALGVLWLTVPIGLLLAPGLWALWSSLGGAAQGGGITFIFTAILTVARDQAAAGRMSAIVQGTGYGVAAIAPTLLGGIHTAAGSWTPPLVLVLVAVVAFFAGTGAAVVLAARRH, from the coding sequence ATGAGCCCTCACTCCCAGCCGCCCGCGGAATCCTCCCCCCACCAGACCGGCCGTCCCAGGGTCGCCGCCGCGTGGCTCCTGCTCGTCTCGATCGGCCTCATCGCGCTCACCATGCGCGGCCCGTTCGTCGCGGTCGCCCCGGTGGCCCGGGCCCTCGAGGGGGACCTCGGGCTCTCCGCGGGGGAGCTCGGCCTGCTCACCGGTATCCCGGTGCTGTGCTTCGCCCTCGCCTCGCCGCTCGCGTCCCTGTGCGCGCGGCGGTTCGGGGCCGAGATGGCCGTCACGCTGACCCTCCTCGGCGTGCTGGCCGGCGTCCTGGTCCGCTCCCTCGACGGGACGGCCGTGGTGATGCTGGGCACCGTGGTGCTGGGCGTGGCGATCACGGTGGGGAACATCGCCGTCCCGCTCATCATCCGCCGGGACTTCACCCAGGCCCGCCAGGGGATGGCGCTGGGGGTCTACACCGCGGCGCTCAACGTCGGCTCCTTCGTGACGTCCGTGGCCACCGCGCCGCTTGCCGCGGCGACCGGGTGGCGTACGGCGCTCGCCGCGAGCGCCCTCTTCGCGCTCGTCGCGATCGCGTTCTGGGTTGCCGCCGTGGGCCTGCGCCGGGCCATGCGGCCCGAGGAGGCTGTCGCCGCGCCCACGGACCACGCCGCGCCCCGCGGACGCCGCACGGGCGCCGTCACCGTGGCGCTCGCGTTCGGCTTCGGCGGCCAGGCCTTCTCCTACTACGGGGTCACCGCCTGGCTGCCGAGCCTGCTCAGCGACGAGGTGGGGCTGAGCGCAGCGGGCGCCGGCGCCGGGGCCTCGCTGTTCCAGATCATGGCCATCCTCGGTGCCCTCGGCACCCCCCTGCTGGCCCGGTACGCCGGCTCACGCGCCGCCGTGGGCGCCCTCGGCGTCCTCTGGCTCACGGTCCCGATCGGGCTGCTGCTCGCGCCCGGCCTGTGGGCGCTGTGGAGCTCGCTGGGAGGCGCAGCGCAGGGCGGGGGCATCACGTTCATCTTCACGGCAATCCTCACGGTGGCCCGCGATCAGGCCGCAGCCGGGCGGATGTCCGCGATCGTGCAGGGCACGGGGTACGGCGTCGCGGCCATCGCCCCGACCCTGCTCGGCGGCATCCACACGGCCGCGGGGTCCTGGACGCCCCCGCTGGTGCTCGTCCTCGTCGCGGTGGTCGCGTTCTTCGCCGGCACCGGCGCGGCCGTGGTCCTCGCCGCCCGCCGCCACTGA
- the tgt gene encoding tRNA guanosine(34) transglycosylase Tgt, with product MPDSVPVPEAPPVPSAQAGHPRQSEFGFEVGTRLAGPDGSPGLGRTGTITTPHGTIRTPAFIAVGTKATVKAVLPESMAELGAQALLANAYHLYLQPGADILDEAGGLGRFMNWPGPTFTDSGGFQVMSLGSGFKKVIDMKGPDAPHQAGADDAVAPGKERLAHIDDDGVWFKSHLNGDRHRFTPEISMQVQHQIGADIMFAFDELTTLHNSRGYQEEALERTRLWAQRCVDEHFRLTDERAGKPYQALFGVIQGAQYEDLRRKACTDLGAMPFDGYGIGGALEKENLGTIVGWCSEVLPEDRPRHLLGISEPDDIFVAIEAGADTFDCVSPTRVARNSAFYTAEGRLNLSGAKYRRDWGPLQDGCDCYTCANYSRAYIRHLYKASEMLSHTLISIHNERFVVRMVDDARRAIEDGTFAEFKAETLGRYYGSTPTV from the coding sequence GTGCCAGATTCCGTCCCCGTCCCCGAGGCCCCGCCCGTCCCCTCCGCGCAGGCGGGCCACCCCCGCCAGAGCGAGTTCGGCTTCGAGGTCGGCACGCGGCTCGCGGGCCCGGACGGCTCCCCGGGACTCGGCCGGACCGGGACCATCACCACGCCGCACGGGACGATCCGGACGCCGGCGTTCATCGCCGTCGGCACCAAGGCCACGGTCAAGGCGGTGCTGCCCGAGTCCATGGCCGAGCTCGGCGCGCAGGCCCTCCTCGCGAACGCCTACCACCTGTACCTCCAGCCCGGCGCGGACATCCTCGACGAGGCCGGCGGCCTCGGCAGGTTCATGAACTGGCCGGGGCCCACCTTCACGGACTCGGGCGGGTTCCAGGTCATGAGCCTGGGCTCGGGCTTCAAGAAGGTCATCGACATGAAGGGCCCCGACGCCCCGCACCAGGCCGGCGCCGACGATGCGGTGGCGCCCGGCAAGGAGCGGCTCGCGCACATCGACGACGACGGCGTGTGGTTCAAGAGCCATCTCAACGGCGACCGCCACCGGTTCACGCCCGAGATCTCGATGCAGGTCCAGCACCAGATCGGCGCGGACATCATGTTCGCCTTCGACGAGCTCACCACCCTGCACAACTCCCGCGGGTACCAGGAGGAGGCGCTCGAGCGGACCCGGCTGTGGGCGCAGCGGTGCGTGGACGAGCACTTCCGGCTCACGGACGAGCGCGCCGGCAAGCCCTACCAGGCCCTGTTCGGCGTCATCCAGGGGGCCCAGTACGAGGACCTGCGCCGCAAGGCCTGCACCGACCTCGGGGCCATGCCGTTCGACGGGTACGGGATCGGCGGGGCGCTGGAGAAGGAGAACCTGGGCACGATCGTGGGCTGGTGCTCCGAGGTGCTGCCCGAGGACCGGCCCCGGCACCTGCTCGGCATCTCCGAGCCGGACGACATCTTCGTGGCCATCGAGGCCGGCGCCGACACCTTCGACTGCGTCTCCCCCACCCGGGTGGCCCGCAACTCGGCGTTCTACACGGCCGAGGGGCGGCTCAACCTCTCCGGCGCGAAGTACAGGCGGGACTGGGGCCCGCTCCAGGACGGCTGCGACTGCTACACGTGCGCCAACTACTCGCGCGCCTACATCCGGCACCTCTACAAGGCCTCCGAGATGCTCTCGCACACCCTCATCTCGATCCACAACGAGCGCTTCGTGGTGCGGATGGTGGATGACGCGCGCCGGGCGATCGAGGACGGCACCTTCGCCGAGTTCAAGGCCGAGACACTGGGCCGCTACTACGGCAGCACCCCCACCGTCTGA
- a CDS encoding serine hydrolase domain-containing protein, translating into MARRGGRRRPPLLGRTGRVRRRRLAPVGLLAVLLGAGLTAAALIGPGVLRATQASAEQTHPSARPAVAAPAPARAAAPAAPASAAPLPAAAAAAPQAVPAQPAWQDLPPSIAATVSQFIGSQGAAGAAVAVSTGTGATPRARYLTTVGQAAAATPWSPDMRSAFRSITKSFVGTAVLQLVAQGKLGLDDMVAKYVPTVAGVQYGGAPAGGQITVRQALEMRTGLPEFSSTQGFSDQLNSDYTGAFTDDQLLGYAFGQPLNFAPGTQYEYSNTNYVLLGKVIQTVTGSPWDREVQSQILDPLGLTSVAYPGDQEPTAPVATPYQATNAGLESLAQVSPSMYGASGGYFGSISDLLTWGRVLGSGTLLPASLQKERLTSVSHPADDPGSPEYDGYGLGAGLLDGWWGHTGTGLGYESLTMYQPGTGTTVAILINTQLDNPNGPAELFEQLEPGLAALG; encoded by the coding sequence ATGGCACGACGCGGGGGCCGTCGGCGGCCGCCCCTTCTCGGGCGCACCGGGCGCGTACGACGCCGGCGGCTCGCCCCCGTGGGCCTGCTCGCCGTGCTGCTCGGCGCGGGGCTGACCGCAGCGGCCCTGATCGGTCCGGGGGTGCTGCGCGCCACCCAGGCTTCCGCCGAGCAGACGCACCCGTCGGCGCGCCCGGCCGTCGCGGCCCCCGCGCCCGCGCGGGCCGCGGCCCCCGCCGCGCCGGCCTCCGCCGCGCCGCTTCCTGCGGCCGCCGCCGCCGCGCCGCAGGCCGTCCCCGCGCAGCCCGCGTGGCAGGACCTGCCGCCGTCCATCGCGGCCACCGTCTCGCAGTTCATCGGCAGCCAGGGCGCCGCCGGCGCGGCCGTGGCCGTCTCCACGGGCACCGGGGCGACGCCCCGGGCCCGGTACCTGACCACGGTCGGGCAGGCCGCCGCGGCCACCCCCTGGTCCCCGGACATGCGCTCGGCGTTCCGCAGTATCACCAAGAGCTTCGTGGGCACGGCCGTCCTCCAGCTCGTGGCGCAGGGCAAGCTGGGCCTCGACGACATGGTCGCGAAGTACGTGCCGACCGTCGCCGGCGTCCAGTACGGCGGCGCCCCGGCCGGCGGCCAGATCACCGTACGGCAGGCCCTCGAGATGCGCACCGGGCTGCCCGAGTTCTCCAGCACCCAGGGATTCTCCGACCAGCTCAACTCGGACTACACGGGCGCGTTCACGGACGACCAGCTCCTCGGCTACGCCTTCGGCCAGCCCCTCAACTTCGCCCCCGGCACCCAGTACGAGTACAGCAACACCAACTACGTGCTCCTGGGCAAGGTGATCCAGACCGTCACGGGCAGCCCGTGGGACCGCGAGGTCCAGTCCCAGATCCTGGACCCGCTCGGGCTCACCTCGGTGGCGTACCCCGGGGACCAGGAGCCCACGGCGCCCGTCGCGACCCCGTACCAGGCCACGAACGCGGGCCTCGAGAGCCTCGCCCAGGTGAGCCCGTCCATGTACGGCGCCTCGGGGGGCTACTTCGGCTCGATCTCGGACCTGCTCACCTGGGGCCGCGTGCTCGGGTCCGGCACCCTCCTGCCGGCCTCCCTGCAGAAGGAGCGCCTCACCTCCGTCTCCCATCCCGCCGACGATCCCGGCAGCCCCGAGTACGACGGCTACGGCCTCGGCGCCGGCCTGCTGGACGGCTGGTGGGGGCACACCGGGACGGGACTCGGCTACGAGTCGCTCACGATGTACCAGCCCGGCACGGGCACCACCGTGGCCATCCTCATCAATACCCAGCTGGACAACCCCAATGGGCCGGCCGAGCTGTTCGAGCAGCTCGAACCGGGCCTCGCCGCGCTCGGATAG